The following coding sequences are from one Diospyros lotus cultivar Yz01 chromosome 7, ASM1463336v1, whole genome shotgun sequence window:
- the LOC127806239 gene encoding double-stranded RNA-binding protein 6-like: MYKNQLQELAQRSCFNLPSYTHVKEGPDHVPRFKATVNFNGETFVSPSFCSTLRQAEHAAAEVALGALASRTPSNALAAKILDDTGIYKNLLQDVSQRVGGSLPIYRTLPSGHGYRLVFSCTVELVGIRFTGEPAKNKKQAEKNAAMNAWSSLKLLAQQSESSSSGKANNDQQEHVIVAHALQNFLWKARMSKVSFPMKFPIQNPRPLSTESPPMRKSKILPLIRSQAAPQSRPIYAPVKDSLMCPKPACQSKPVTGAVNCNPICRAVAPETQAPTITANDILLAPTKTETQAPNKTESPRVLPQKSYAAARAAPYIPVGHFRQHRAIAPPVTIRTAIPVFSAPPLPTSSLSPQMRGPPPLHITLPVSANRECQFLAPPSAPLKEQLVSMAPVAAAASSSEHIKETEGAVQEKQQEYLVMQQILEELKI; the protein is encoded by the exons atgTATAAGAATCAGTTACAGGAGTTGGCACAGCGGAGCTGCTTCAACCTGCCATCATACACTCATGTGAAAGAAGGTCCAGATCATGTGCCAAGGTTCAAGGCCACTGTGAATTTCAACGGTGAGACCTTTGTCAGCCCTAGCTTCTGCTCCACTCTCCGGCAGGCCGAGCACGCTGCTGCCGAGGTTGCCCTTGGTGCTCTTGCTAGTCGTACGCCCTCCAATGCCCTTGCCGCCAAGATACTG GATGATACAGGGATCTACAAGAATCTTCTGCAGGACGTTTCACAAAGAGTTGGAGGATCTTTGCCAATATACAGAACTTTGCCATCAGGTCATGGATACCGACTTGTCTTCAGTTGCACTGTAGAGTTAGTTGGCATAAGATTTACTGGTGAACCAGCCAAGAACAAGAAACAAGCTGAAAAGAATGCTGCCATGAACGCTTGGTCTTCTCTCAAATTAT TAGCGCAACAATCAGAAAGTTCATCATCTGGAAAGGCAAATAATGATCAGCAGGAGCATGTTATTGTAGCACATGCTCTGCAGAATTTTCTTTGGAAGGCAAGAATGTCTAAAGTATCATTCCCGATGAAATTTCCAATTCAGAATCCAAGGCCATTGAGCACAGAGTCACCCCCCATGAGGAAATCAAAGATCCTTCCCTTAATTCGCTCCCAAGCTGCACCTCAGAGTAGACCTATTTATGCACCTGTAAAAGACAGCCTGATGTGCCCAAAACCAGCTTGTCAAAGCAAACCGGTAACTGGAGCAGTGAATTGCAATCCCATATGCCGGGCAGTTGCTCCTGAAACTCAAGCTCCAACAATAACAGCAAATGACATACTCCTTGCCCCAACTAAAACTGAAACGCAAGCTCCAAACAAAACAGAAAGCCCTAGAGTCCTGCCTCAGAAATCATATGCAGCAGCTAGAGCAGCACCTTACATTCCTGTTGGGCATTTTAGGCAACATCGTGCTATTGCACCACCAGTGACAATAAGAACAGCAATACCTGTTTTCTCTGCACCACCGTTGCCTACATCGAGTCTGTCCCCACAGATGAGGGGGCCTCCACCATTACATATTACCCTACCCGTATCGGCAAACAGAGAGTGCCAGTTTCTGGCACCTCCATCGGCTCCCCTGAAGGAGCAGCTGGTTTCTATGGCTCCTGTTGCTGCTGCAGCTAGCTCTTCAGAGCATATAAAAGAGACAGAGGGTGCAGTCCAGGAGAAGCAGCAGGAATATCTGGTAATGCAGCAGATCTTGGAAGAGCTGAAGATTTGA